In the Mytilus trossulus isolate FHL-02 chromosome 1, PNRI_Mtr1.1.1.hap1, whole genome shotgun sequence genome, one interval contains:
- the LOC134715165 gene encoding neuroglian-like, whose amino-acid sequence MWKLVYLTDLFIWWWLIISIVTGDLRIRVPLTNQEVRQGETVKFVCDVVTSPGETDKVFIRWKFNEEIIKPTSSSKFNILEDGQTLMVQNAHKSEQGDYTCIASIRKMKDRSTARLIIKTTPSSPKNIELVTCMGHKADLVWEDGENGGDSIKGYLVQYNESMNPNYWNHNYEEISKSAPEPRTIDLSPWGTYSFRVLARNSIGYSEPSLPTKSKCRIPPGHPDGNPEKVGTKTDKKYKLVITWEPMPRLEHNGPGFRYHVFWRPKGSTYWKNMTVWDENADELELEVIDIYGLYEIKVKAVNDIGESYQPAFIILGHSGEAEPLLSPKDFRLDPMQPIQPHKAHFIWESVDTSQDKIRGRFRGYKLRYWKSSEGRHKWEEVDVIVETSDDMYLRDVRAAISGLPAYTALRAQVSVMNDHYTGPPSATIDFSTPEGVPGPVRHLHEHRIGSTYVVLKWLPPEEPNGVLMGYDIGYQPIKSFQVGNVIFLEPKISNPSILRAQIKGLEADHTYRFLVWARTQTGRGEPSFIDVETTNSRPGIPHPVVSAVDRTSFNITWRPEHFQQDVQYFLEYKREGEIDWEKTKPEFLKSWKVVQGLRSNTKYQVRLVAMNKFGETTYSKNFPVFTDATAYGDGALKSYDASIGKYESFNNHNNAKRHHLSVICAITTVFTAYITVFQR is encoded by the exons GTGATTTACGGATTCGTGTGCCTTTAACCAACCAGGAAGTAAGACAAGGAGAAACTGTAAAATTTGTATGTGATGTAGTAACAAGTCCCGGAGAAACAGATAAAGTTTTCATTCGATGGAAATTTAATGAAGAAATTATAAAACCAACTAGTTCTAGTAAATTCAACATTTTAGAAGATGGTCAGACATTAATGGTACAGAACGCTCACAAAAGTGAACAAGGcgattatacatgtatagcttCAATACGCAAAATGAAAGATAGATCAACAGCAAGACTTATTATAAAAA cAACTCCCTCATCCCCAAAGAATATAGAGTTGGTGACATGTATGGGTCACAAAGCTGACCTGGTTTGGGAGGATGGGGAGAATGGCGGTGATTCCATTAAAGGTTATCTAGTGCAATATAATGAATCAATGAATCCTAACTATTGGAATCATAACTATGAAGAAATATCAAAGTCAGCTCCAGAGCCAAGAACTATAGATTTGTCTCCTTGGGGGACTTACTCATTTCGTGTTTTAGCTAGAAATTCTATAGGATATAGTGAGCCAAGTTTACCGACGAAAAGTAAGTGTCGGATTCCTCCAGGCCACCCAGATGGAAATCCTGAAAAAGTGGGaacaaaaactgataaaaaatataaacttgtcATCACTTGGGAG CCTATGCCTAGATTGGAACACAATGGTCCAGGTTTCCGTTATCATGTATTCTGGCGACCTAAAGGTAGTACATACTGGAAGAACATGACAGTCTGGGACGAGAATGCAGATGAGTTAGAGTTAGAAGTAATTgatatatatggtttatatgaaataaaagtaaaagctGTGAATGATATAGGAGAATCTTATCAGCCTGCGTTTATTATACTTGGTCATTCAGGAGAAGCTG AACCATTGTTGTCGCCTAAAGATTTCCGTCTGGATCCTATGCAGCCGATACAACCTCACAAAGCTCACTTTATCTGGGAATCTGTAGACACATCTCAAGACAAGATAAGGGGAAGATTTAGGGGTTATAAG TTACGTTACTGGAAGTCAAGTGAAGGTCGACATAAATGGGAGGAAGTAGATGTTATTGTAGAAACAAGTGATGATATGTATCTCAGAGATGTCAGAGCTGCTATTAGTGGACTGCCAGCATATACAGCACTCAGGGCCCAAGTTTCTGTGATGAATGACCATTATACAGGGCCACCTAGTGCTACAATAGACTTTTCAACTCCAGAGGGAG TGCCAGGACCAGTTAGACATCTACATGAACACAGAATTGGTTCTACTTATGTTGTATTAAAATGGCTGCCACCAGAGGAGCCTAATGGGGTATTGATGGGATATGATATAGGATACCAACCAA TAAAGTCATTCCAAGTTGGTAATGTGATATTCCTTGAACCCAAAATTTCCAACCCATCAATATTAAGAGCTCAAATCAAAGGATTAGAGGCAGATCATACATACAGATTCCTTGTGTGGGCTCGAACACAGACAGGTAGAGGAGAGCCTAGCTTTATAGATGTTGAAACTACAAATTCAA GACCTGGTATCCCTCACCCTGTTGTGTCAGCAGTAGATAGAACCAGTTTTAACATCACATGGAGACCAGAGCACTTCCAGCAAGATGTTCAATACTTCTTAGAATATAAAAGAGAAG GAGAAATAGATTGGGAGAAAACAAAGCCAGAATTTTTAAAATCCTGGAAAGTGGTGCAAGGTCTCAGGTCAAACACAAAGTACCAAGTACGCCTTGTGGCCATGAATAAATTTGGTGAGACAACATACAGTAAAAACTTTCCTGTGTTCACAGATGCTACAGCATATG GTGATGGTGCGCTGAAAAGTTATGATGCTTCAATTGGAAAGTATGAAAGTTTCAATAACCACAACAATGCTAAAAGACATCATTTATCAGTGATTTGTGCTATAACGACAGTTTTTACTGCTTATATTACAGTCTTCCAACGATAG